From Carassius carassius chromosome 15, fCarCar2.1, whole genome shotgun sequence:
taatataatataatatttgtgatTTATATTGATATTTCCAAAAATGTTGGTTTTATCAGAACACACAGCAGCTACttttaaataaagagaaagataGAATCTTTCAGGCGGAAGAGAATCCCACAGGACGGATCAAAGGATGACGACATATGGCAATGAAAACATGACGACGACAATGGAATGCAAATGTGGCAAGATATGCAAGAACCGACATGGCCTGCGGATCCACCAGGCCAAGAGGAAGTGTATACCGAAGGAGGTAGAGTCACAGCGCACAGGAACTACGCCTGGTGAGACGCAGGAGGAGCCAGGCCCGGAGTCACCCCACAGTGCCCGGAGCCTCCAGGTGATGCAACCACCTGATGCACACAGGACATCAGAACATCGTCAGGTAAAGTGGCCCCAAGCTAGCAAGGAAAAGGAGTGGCGTCAGTTAGAAGAAGACGCAGATACCATCTTGGAGGCAACTGCCAAAGGGAGAGCTGATCGACGCCTCAAAACGATGACTACAATCATCCTCAGCCTAGCTGCAGAGACGTTTGGACTTGAGGAGAAGCGAGCAGCGAAAGCCCCCTTATACCATGAACAACAGAGCAAGTAAAATCCATCAGCTCAGGCAGGAGCTGAAGACCTTGAGGCAGCAGTTCAAGGTTGCAAGCGAAGAGGAGGGGACCGCTTGCGGAGCTACGCAGCATAATCCGCAAAAAGCTGATGACTCTGTGAAGAGCCTGGGGAAGGTGTTCAATTGCAGCCTGCGAGACGCAGCTTCCACAAAAGCGACCAACCAAGACCTGGAGACCTGGCTGGTCGTGGTGGACAAGTCTGGTCTTCCTGGCAAGTTCAAGGCCTGGATTTACCAGCACGGTATTCTCCCTCGGATCCTATGGCCCCTCCTGGTGTATGAAGTCCCCATTTCAATGGTGGAAGGCTTTGAAATGAGGATCAGCAGGTTTCTGCGCAGGTGGGTGGGACTGCCTCGAAGCCTGAGCAGCATCGCTCTATATGGGCAGAACAACAAGCAGAAAGCTTCCCATGAGCAGCCTGAGTGAGGAGTTCATGGTGACGCGGTCCTACAGTATCGGGATTCCAGTGATCCAAAGGTTGCCCAGGCTGGGATTGAGGTCAGGACAGGGCGGAAGTGGAGGGCTGCCATGGCAGTGGACGACGCAGAGTCAAGGCTACGGCAAAAGGTGTTGGTGGGCTCAGTGAAACAGGGGAGAGCTGGCCTGGGCAGCAGAAGAACTCCTCGCTACGACAAGGCTGAAGGGAAAGAGAGGAGGTCGCTGATTCTGGAGGAGGTGCGTGCAGGAGTTGAGGAGAAGCGAGCTTGCCAGATGGCTGGGATGTAGCAACAGGGCGCCTGGACAAGATGGTAGCAAACAGCGGAGCGCAAAGTCACATGGACTGAGCTTTGGAAGGCTGAACCCTACAGGATAAAATTCCTGATCCAGGCGGTCTATGACGTGTTGCCAAGTCCATCCAACCTCTTCTCCTGGGGAAAGGTGGAGAGACCAGCATGCCCCCTATGCCAGAGGAGAGGAATGTTGGAACACATCCTAAGCTGCTGTCCAAAAGCCCTGGGCGAAGGGCGTTACCGCTGGCGGCATGACTAGGTCCTAAAAGCCGTAGCGGATTCTATCTGCAGTGGAATTAGCCACAGCAAGAGCCTCCGCCCAGTGAAGACCACAGCTTTTGTCAGAGCTGGGGAGAAGTCAACACCAGCTGCCCGGGGCACCTCCTCTGGCCTGTTGGCAACGGCGCGTGAGTGGGAGCTGTCAGTTGATCTGGGCAAGCAGCTGAAGTTCCCTGAGGCAGTTGCCATAACAACATTAAGGCCAGACATTGTGCTCACCTCAGAGGCGTCCAAGCAGGTAATTCTCTTGGAGCTCACAGTGCCTTGGGAGGACCGTATGGAGGAGGCCAATGAAAGAAAGAGGGCAAAGTACTCCCAGCTTGTAGAGGGTTGCCAGAGCAATGGGTGGCGGGCAATATGCCAACCCGTCGAAGTGGGATGTCGAGGGTTTGTGGGCCAATCCCTTTGCAGGGCCTACAAAATGCTTGGCATCACAGGGGCGAGCCAGCGAAGGGCCATCAAGTTGGCCACTGATGCTGCAGAAGTAGCATCAAGGTGGCTGTGGATCAGGAGAGGAGAGGTATGGCGTGTAGGGTAGTAGCGCTACCTGGACATAAGCTGGGACCTGATCACCCCGGCTGGGTCGCCTAGGGGAGGGGGTCTGATTATTGAAAGACCCGAAACCCCCCGTGATCCTAGGTTACATCACTGATGATATGTCCAGGTGCACCAGACGGTGTATCTAAAATCTAGAATAAATGgaataaaagatatttaaaaatgaaatacttataatatatattgtattgtgtGCTCATAGTTCCAAACATTACTTATTGTGTGGAgtcatacatataaaaataataaaaattcaataCATACTGTTTGTTACAAAAGAAAGGCTATAAAGATTCTTAAAAGGGTTGATTAttacaaaccaacaaacaaattgTTTATTAAATTCCATGCTTTAAAATTCatagatttatttgatttatatacACCACAGATAATGTGCAaagtttataataatttatttccaaATTGTATTCAGAGGCTGATCAAAATAAGAGAAAGTGAGTATAATTAAAGTACATcgatatacatgtatataaaaaagtaatggCAAGAACTAATATAGAAATTAGGTGTATATCTATCAAAGGTGGAATAAATGTGACAGGGAAATACAATTACGCAATTTATTTAGCAAgttaaagaaaacatatttttaacatccaaaataaaagtttttgtttgcatgatatatgtatgtgttctccgtatatttattatgtatataaatactcacatttacagtgtttattttgaaaatatttacatgttcgtttaattaatatgataaataaacatatttaatatataaaaaaaaattcccctgaaatatatacatgcttatgtgtgtgtttatatatacataataaatatatctagtgcacatacatattttatgtaaacaaaaactttttttttttgtatgcgattaatcgcgattatttgttttgagttttgtgaAAAGTTGATTATTTCCAGCGCTTTCCTCTGGCTGTCATCCTTCACATTCTCAAGGGTCATTCACCTCTCACTTCCTTTATTGTTCTGGATTCATCTGTTTGTGGTTTATTGGCTCGTCTGTAATGATAGGGATCATATAATGAGTACTTGAGGAGTCCTTGGTCTCTTGGTACGGCCTGGTGTAATGACTCCAGCAGAGATTATATTGCCTCACCTCTAGTATATCCCAGCCTAGTGGCTCTGCACTGAAGTGCCTTATCACCGTTTACCCAATTGCTAAACAGTTGTTTTGTTCACAGCAGATGTAGATCAACAGGTCAAGGTTCAGGAGAGCTTGTTATAAATAGGAGCTTCAGAGGCGTGAGTTCTAgaagagtgtttgtgtgtttggtgaGAACATGGATTGTGATTGTTCGGTGTATAGTAATGGACAGTCGAACGCCATCCTCTTCAACATCCTCAGCCGAGGCGGGTCGACTCTGAGCGAGCCGAGCTACAAGAGGGTTCCTCAGACATGCCACTGTGAGAAACGCAGGACGGTTTGTCTGAAGACTCCCAGCGAGACGTGTCAGGTGGCTTCAGACGTGCTGGTGAAGACCGTGCACTTCATGAAGAGTTTGCCGGCGTTCCAGCAGCTGCCTCCTAAAGACCAGCTGTCTCTGCTGCAGAACTGCTGGGCTCCGCTCTTCATTCTGGGTCTGGCTCAGGACCGGGTTCACTTCGAGGTCCACGACTCTCCCGCTCCAAGCATGCTGAAGAGAATCCTGCTCAACGGCCGAGAGATGCCGAGCCCTGATCCAGAGCAGCCCACGCTGACCGGCGCACAGACGCTCAAATCCTGCCTCAGGAAGTTCTGGAGTCTGGATTTAAGCCCCAAGGAGTACGCTTATCTGAAAGGCACCGTGATATTCAATCCAGGTACGGTCCCCAAAACCACATTAACAGATTTACACActaatttagatttaaatgatGTGAAGCTATAATATCactaacatacattttttttttaaatataatcattcaaaattatatatatagatacattttggaaaatgaatatatatgtgtgtgcgtgtgtgtgtgtgtgtgtgtgtttgtgtgaaatttaatttaataattatttataaaataaattattttataaactaAGCATTCTTaagtttattaaaatacatgtaattattttattttaaaagttacaTATAATTGAAGTTatagtaaattattataattgcaATTTTTAAATGACTATACTTGTAATaatattaagttattaaattatatttatcaataatttaatttagtaatttcgtttttatttaaataatttttttttaaataaataataatttatttttaatttcacttatttaaagttatttaatttcaaaattaactttatctaaatatattttaatataaaaaatattaagctattaaaaattatatctcaaataataatttaattattatacatttcttttaaatatttattatgaatataaaaattctatataatgttgtattcaaatatattaagttatttaaaactatctatctatctatctttatttataatttttatcatAAATTAACATGTTTAGCCATAGATTTTCCGATGCACTCACCTGTTATTGTCTATCTGTAGATGTGCCGGGTCTGAAGGCGTCTCTGTTCATCGAGGGTCTGCAGTATGAAGTTCAGCATGCTCTCAAGGAGGTCCTTGTGCCTCTTCATCCAGAGGATGGAGGACGGTTTGCTCGAATCCTCCTCACCGCGTCCTCTTTAAAGACCATCACTCCGAGCCTCATCACAGAGCTCTTCTTTCGGCCGGTCATCGGTCAGGCAGATCTGCTGGACTTGTTGATCGACATGCTTTTCACGAGATAGTGACCCAAAGACTCAGAGACTTTCCACAGAGCTTTATCTTCTCCAGTGTTCTTCTCTGAGCGCTGGATGAAAATCTGACTGCGTAAGGGTTACGTTTGACCAGTTACAGACTTTCGCACAGCTTCATTGTTTACACAGCTTAATGAAATTACTGCACCTTTGTAATGGTATTTAGGTCACAAGTATGTGATTTATTGATTGtttccttctctctttttttttgtaagcacCTTTGTAGCTTTTTGTACGGGATGATTGTGAAACTGCGAAGTATTCCTTGATGAAACTCTCTAGAAAGATCTCCGCACATGTGGGAGGTTCATGTATCGTCTCTGTGAGAAAGCTGGAGGAAAACACTTGTATGTTCATAAATATACTGCGATTAAATCTATTTTTACAGATTTCGGTATTATCAAAATCTGTGTTTGTCATGTGCGTCTAAATCACTTCTATGAATACTGAACTTATAATTAGAGCagttcattctgacggcacccattcaccgcagagcaAGAGATGCAATACTACAttcctccaaatctgatgaagaaattcATCTTAATCtgggatgacttgagggtgagcacattttcagctaaCGTTCATTTTCTggctgaactgtttctttaaacatTTAATGATTGTGTATGCATTTTGTTTAACGTGATATTCAGTAAGCTAGAGTTTCTTCCAATCTTAACCATGATTGCCGTGTCAAAGTGTTGCAAACATTGACTTCTGCAGCCTCATGCTGTCAGTGTCACGGGtttatttctgaaagaagtcCAAATTGcgtaaatgtaataaaacaagtTGTGTTTGCTGTTACGTGTGTACCCAGAGGAAGTCTGATGGAGACACTACAGGGTCAGTGGCACAAAGGTAAAGCATTGTTTGAACAGTACGTACCTGCATGTTGGTTTTTATAGCAGATGATTGCTCTGCCAGTGGCTTGTGAGAAATTACATTTCTTTGGTCGCTTTTGTGATGTTCAGGATATACATTGAACAGCATATGACTATAGAGTGTGACTTGCGTCTTCTTTTTCTAGGACATGTAAATTGCATAAAATGACCAGGTTTtggctaaaatgtatttgaaaaggtgggatctacagagaacggtcaAAGCAGTTTTAATGCACGAGGAGGACTATAGAGAGCACATCAAAAGAAAAAACCAAGTCAAACCCAGACATTTTAGGCGATTTTCAGGACCCTGAAACCACatactgcatgttttttttttaaatagcatgtaaaaaaaatttgcaattatTGCAAACATTGCATGTTAAGAGAATACCATCCAGTTATcatttttgagaagaaaaaaaattagcattTCTAATCCACATTTGGTTGCATTCCAATGTAGAATAGTGTGACCTGTTGCATGCTTGGACAAAGGTTATGCACATTTTGCATATTTGCATAGAATGTGCACATATTATAGTAGTACGCTATAGCCTGAATATCAGACttctagacatttttttttacaaaactatacagtaacACTCAATGTACAGATTTGTACACAAATTAAATGctaaatgcatataaaaacaaCTAGATGGTCTTTATTGTGTCTCCAGGCTTAGATTCCTCTCTATAGATGGTGTGTACTATAGTGCCCTCTTGTGATGATCAaggccaaaaaaacaacaacaacaacattttgaaGAAGTTTCTGAGGCTGTCtatttggagagaaaaaaaaaaaaatacagtacatggcATAATGCGTTTTAGAATGATAACCATTTGAAACTGTAGTTCAATGCATTGCAGTGACATGACTTTCACTATAGCATCAGTTTATCTCAAGAATGAAATGGTCGTTTTGGATTTTCGGTCTTATCTTGCATAAAAATCTGAACTTTTGCTAATCTGACCAAAAAATTAGTTCAGAAAGATGCAATTTCATTGAGTCCAAAGTGGTTTACTATCAAAAGGCAAGACAACAGAATGCTAGCACGCCCAAAACCATTATTATGATGATTGGTAATTTCCCATTAATCCTTAAAAACCATATGTTAGAGATCACAAAATTATCTTGAGATAGTTTCACGGAGTCAAAAAGAGGACAGTTGCGAGGGGAATTTTCTCTGGAGTTTTCCCCTCCTCCGCAATGTACAACTCCAAACAAACACTAGGATTTTATTTCCTTTCTATTGTCAAACCAGCCAAACAAGTTCATAGCACAGTGACCTGAGGGAGGAGGCGGACACCAGTGCAATCTTCTGAGAAAAATGCTGCACGGTTATAGAGAGACATTTTCTGTGGTTAACACGTACCAGTGTAAATATGTCATCATACGTGATGCAGAACTACATTCATTTTCTGAAACAAAACAGCCAGTGTAATAGACAAAATGGTGCATATAGTTTAAATGAATACGGtgatgaataaaaacagaaaatgagaGGAAACTCCCTTTTTATTTCAATACAAAAAATCTATACAAAGTATTTCAAAACTGACGTTCCATCGTACAGATGTGGATGACTGCAAACAGTCCCAAAACaacattaaattgcattaaatcatttaaacacaaaacaaggaCATTGTTCATCTAAAGCACACTTGAATGATGGGCTACTAGAGCAAAGCAGTCCAATGAAGGGCAACAGGTTTAAGTCTCAGTGCTGAATACATGCATATTTACTAGATACATCACCGCGAATGACAACAGTCTATAAAAATATAATCAGAAGCAATACTTAAGATACCCTTTGATGCCAATGGTTTAGTCAGGAAACTTGTCCATTATGTAACAATCCACATGGCACAAGGGCAGTAGGAAACCATTGGTTTTTTGCAACAGGCTCCATTGTTTAACATTACACTTGTGACAGAAGCTGTGGGACGACAGCAGTCTTTGGGCATTCTGACAAACACAAACAGTTCTTAGCATAATACATGCTTTCACTGAAATCTGAGAGGAGCACAAGGACAGATGAACACTAGTTAGGCAGTAATAACTGAGAGGGAACAGCCGGGGTGTTAGCGGAGTAGTGGAGCGCCTGATGAGTCTGTGGCCGAACTCGAGTAGTAATCTGTAAAGGAAAAGATCATTTTGATTTTTGCAATTTATGGACTTCAAAACCTCTCGTAGAGTGCAACTCAAATGTTGTAAGGCACAGTCATGTAGAATCGTCGAAATTTAAATGGGAATGGTGGAAAAGAAACTCCCCTATGTGAATTTTTTCATTGTTTGGTGAACTTTGACATGTCAATCCGCAGCGCCGACCAGAAGCAAGACTCTTGATTTGGAAATGACTTCTGTGTGGGTTGAGATTCGTAACGTaggccctgtttacacctggtttTAAGATGTGTTTGTGTCGGTCTCAAACGTTTTGAGATTGTCCACTTTTGATCACTTCCAGAGATAGTCAGAAACCCATTCGACTGGATTGATTTTGTAGAGTAGATGCTCATGTGGTCGAATCAGCGCCAACAGCCACAAAAGAGCACCTCTTCTCTGCCTACTGACATAATTCTTAAATATTTTGCGACTTGTTGGTCAAGCGCACCAACCAGATGGGATTTAAACTTTGCCGTCTGAAATCGAACGATTGGTTTGAAGGCGAAAAAATTTAAAAGCCCAATTTTCTCTTACCATTCCTAGTTCTAACATAATCCCACAGCGTTCTGCGTAAAGCAGCAATAAAAGCTGCTGCTCTCTGTactgttttttccatttttcagtATAGAATTTCATAAAGCAACACCTCACATTTAGACGTTACACAGCGCAAGAAAAGTGAGACCTTTAGACAAGTTGCATAATGAGAGCGCCACCATTATATGAGGAAGGGTAGATGTGATCTGATATGGGAGAATACTGGATAAACTGCTTGGAGGCGAGCTAAAGTGAGATGAGAATTCAGCATTCAGTGACAGAAGCTTCAGGCCATGCAACTACAGTTTACGTAGAGGGGGCATTATTCTTTGGGGGTATAGATCAAAGACAGGAATGCCAATTTGAcagtagagaatgagtgagagaacGTTTGGAAATGGAACCGTTACAATAGAGCATTGAGAAAAGAATACGCCATCCTCAGGGTGCAATTCCACCATGGTTAGGGTTAACTTGGCACCATGGTGCTCAATTATCTTTTCACATCAGCCATCCAGAAAGTTTAAGAAGCAAAGAACAAAATGCTTACTTTTCCCGCTGTTGCCTCTCATCTTTCGGGCAAGTTCATCTGACGGTGTCAGTTCTGACACTAGCACCTCAGGTTCACCTTGAGGGAAAGAGAAATAACGTCAAAAGACATTCAAACATCATCGTGCCCTACTGACACTCTTATCCACCATCAGTTACCATCAGGTTTGCAAACtaatattttgataatcgattaatctggcGATTACTAGAACGATTAATCGACTAATCGTCGATTATTCCACTGATCAATCGGTAGactttgaaaattcagcttttgcaGTTAAAATACAGAGTTATTCATATTCTAAcagcttttgaaaatcatattaatGTAAATAGAATTATTATACGATtaaatatatttggcacacaaaatTAGATGGCACAGAAACACGTTCATTCACCATGTAATTCgcaatatgaaaatatgaataaaaaaatcattctgcCTGACTTTTGGAAGtcatatgaaaaagaaaaaataaatgtaagtgaTAAGACGTTATAGACGTTTTTGGATAAACTATATTATTCACAGcataatctctcttaaaataccttatagggttatgataatcaaaacagtcctgagctagatcaagctttgatctctgcaaaacAAACTATCACTTAATAATATTTTTCCCCTAACTAATAAAAAGATTTTATCATTAGCTAGTTTCACATCGGAGAGCTGCTATATAACAAGAAATTTGTAATTCtaactaaaagtaaaactgaCTCTGGTGTTTCTTGTTTAACGCTGTAAAGCCTCTTGATTTAAGGCCATCTACTGCATaaagtactatataaataaacgtaACATGACTGGACTTTACTAGATTGCCGAACATCCACATCGTGgtaatcagatgctttcttaactgctgctttCCCACCACGGTCAGTTTTGTTGagtttatttcattattgataGGAAAGCAcccagtatatatttacatattcatccaaacACTGCTCAGCAGCTTCAGGTTCGGCTGCGTTTGCTCTTCTTATCTTGAAGTGCATCCAAGAAAGCTGACAGTCTTGGCTACAGCGCTGCACTGGTCAAACCGCGTTATTGCAGGCTCTTACATCATTAGGTCATATGAGATCAAACGACTTCCCGATGTTTCAGCTCTACTTACCATCACTAAAGGTGAAGGTCATGGTCTCGTTCCCACTGTCGGGCAGCGTTCCATCCCTCCTCCCGTTAATATGCTCCATTGCATCGTGCGATTTATAGTCTTTGGTTTTGTAACCTTTCGAGGATTTGTTGCGGGTGCTGATGCGTATGACGCCGTGTACCAGCCGGCACTCCGCTTCCTGCTCCTCCAAGTTGTAGTCCTGAGCAATGCTGTTGATCAGATCGCTGATCTCGATGGTTTTCCGGGAGAAGGACACGTCGGATGTGCATTTGGCAAGCTGCTCGATCTGGTGCATTTTATACAATTCTAGAAGCTTTTTAGTGATCAGTGAGTCGATGTCAGTGCCACCGTCATCCAGGTCGTCTAGATCCAAATCCTCCCTCGAGTAGATACTCTTGATACTGGTATCGCTGATGGGACGCAGGTTGTTGTCACCCTTTCCAGTCATTCTGGTCCGTCGTGGAGGTGCATCCGAGTTGACAGGGTACTCCACTTTCTTGCCAGCAAAATAAACGTCGCCGTACCTGAAGCTTTCAGAGCTTCGCAACGGCCTTGATTTGCTCGGTTCGAGGCTTACGCCGCACGTGGGATTGGACAGAGCCAATCCATTAGACTTCCTTGGTTCCGGCTCGGTTTTTAAAGGCTTGTCAGTGGAGCTCTCGTTGGGCGGCAAGCAAGGTTTGCGAGAGCCATAAAACCCACAAGTCAGAATGCAGCAAAGCACAGCTTTGCAACCACTCCAGCCTAGAGAGGCACATGAGCCGCAGGCTTGCGTACCTTGAGGAGAGTCAGCGGAGCCTGGGATAAAGCCCAGGGTTTCTGAGCCTCGTCCATTGGCGTAGTGAGGATGGGTTTTACGGGGGAACTGCGAGTCTATGCTACGAGGTTGCTCTCTGTAGTTCTCCTTGTAGGTCTCCTGACTGGTTCTGCTGTCCCTGGAGTAGGTCCGGCTTTGCCTGTAGCCATCGGCCCTAGAGCGGCTTGAGCCATGAGGACGCGTCTTGTGATGTGATCCTGTGCTGTGGCCAGGCATAACTCACCACATTCAGGACCTGCAGGAACATGATGGGACGGACGTTAATGCATCAACAGCTGAGACAAAGCATCACTTCTTAGGCTTGTTTCACGAACAGAGTCAATatgtggaccacaaaaccagtcatcatctgaaagctgaataaataagctcttCTTTGATGTATGGAtggttaggataggacaatattgggccgagatacaactacactagtcagcatttgaagtggataaaaacctttcatcaaagttgtcctaaaaccaaaatgtgttcttgtgttagtacaactttgattaactttttttgatccacttcagatGTTGACTACtgtgtttgaaaatctggaatcgtgagggtgcaaaaaataaatatttatttgctttGTCCAAGTAAAGTTCTTaggaatgcatattactaatcaaacattaagttttgatatttacagtaggaaatttacaaaatatctaaatgcagcatgatctttacttaatgtccaaatgatttttggcataagagaaaaattaataattttgacccatacaatgtattgttgtctatttctacaaatatctctgtgctactgatgactgcttttgtgctgcaggaTCATATACAGTATTAACAGATTGCAGTGTTCAAACTGCATGCATAAAAAAGCAGCACCATCATACCTGCATGTAGAGATGTGCTGAGCCTATTTTTGCAGAATGTTGCATGCATGATTAAAATACAACATTCTTTGCCATTTAGGTTTTTCTGGAGCAACTtgaaatgacaattaaaaaaagacGGCTTTCGGGACATCTGATTAAAACCAGGGAATTTAAGCAGCTTATGAGCACACTTTTAGATTTCACCATTTAATTGTGATGTAGATGTGTATGTAGTCTTCTAATGTAGTTTGTTATTCTCAATCAGGTTCTCCTAACCATtttaaggctgtatttatttaattagaaatacagaaaaaacaacaatattgtgaaaaattattgcaATTTATAATATTGGTGTACTGTTTTAATATACATgcgatatataaaatataatttatttctgtgatgctccgctgtattttcagcatcattcctccagtcttcagtgtcacatgatcttcagaaatcatgaaaatatgatgatttactgcccgagaaacatttctgattattatcagtgttgaaaactgttgtgctgcttaatatatttttggaaactatgatactatatttttttatgatgaatgaaaagcaagcatttattcaaaatattaatattttctaacATTAATATCTCTTTTTATCTCTTTCACACATCCTTgatgaattaaagtattaatttgttgatttctttaaagagaaagacaaatttactgaccccaaatcttctgaacttttttatttatcaaagaatcctgaaaaaagtatcacgtctcaaaaaatattaagcagcaaaactgtttccaaaaCTGATCATAGTTCATGATATTattgtgatttctgaagatcatgtgacactgaagactggaggaatgatgctgaaaatacagcggagcatcacagaaatacattacactttaacacagattcacacagaaaacagatgttttaaaatgagaatatttcacaaaattacacttttttttccctgtattttgacacagcc
This genomic window contains:
- the kdf1a gene encoding keratinocyte differentiation factor 1, whose protein sequence is MPGHSTGSHHKTRPHGSSRSRADGYRQSRTYSRDSRTSQETYKENYREQPRSIDSQFPRKTHPHYANGRGSETLGFIPGSADSPQGTQACGSCASLGWSGCKAVLCCILTCGFYGSRKPCLPPNESSTDKPLKTEPEPRKSNGLALSNPTCGVSLEPSKSRPLRSSESFRYGDVYFAGKKVEYPVNSDAPPRRTRMTGKGDNNLRPISDTSIKSIYSREDLDLDDLDDGGTDIDSLITKKLLELYKMHQIEQLAKCTSDVSFSRKTIEISDLINSIAQDYNLEEQEAECRLVHGVIRISTRNKSSKGYKTKDYKSHDAMEHINGRRDGTLPDSGNETMTFTFSDGEPEVLVSELTPSDELARKMRGNSGKNYYSSSATDSSGAPLLR
- the nr0b2a gene encoding nuclear receptor subfamily 0 group B member 2a; the encoded protein is MDCDCSVYSNGQSNAILFNILSRGGSTLSEPSYKRVPQTCHCEKRRTVCLKTPSETCQVASDVLVKTVHFMKSLPAFQQLPPKDQLSLLQNCWAPLFILGLAQDRVHFEVHDSPAPSMLKRILLNGREMPSPDPEQPTLTGAQTLKSCLRKFWSLDLSPKEYAYLKGTVIFNPDVPGLKASLFIEGLQYEVQHALKEVLVPLHPEDGGRFARILLTASSLKTITPSLITELFFRPVIGQADLLDLLIDMLFTR